The Peribacillus sp. FSL P2-0133 genome has a segment encoding these proteins:
- a CDS encoding amino acid permease: MSNSQSPSSPTELKRSLKARHLMMISLGGTIGTGLFLASGGAIHSAGPGGALVAYAVIGIMVYYLMTSLAEMAAFMPVAGSFRVYASKFVDPSFGFAIGWNYWYNWAITIAAELAAVVLIMKFWFPDSPSFIWSAIALITMFLINYMSVKGFGETEFWFAMIKVVTVIIFLITGVLIILGIMGGKDPIGFSNFTMGEGPFNGGFFTILGVFMAAGFSFQGTELLGVTAGESEDPEKNIPKAIRSVFWRIILFYILAIFVIGMIIPFTDSRLLSEDVAVSPFTLVFERAGLAFAASIMNAIILSSVLSAGNSGMYASTRMLWDLARDGKAPKFLGKLDKRGVPVNALIVTSLVGCVAFLASFFGDGVVYIWLLNASGMAGFVTWVGIAIAHYRFRKAYVAQGLDMNDLPFRAKGFPFGPIFALVLCIIIIIGQGYQAFSSDGIDWNSMFVSYIGLILFFVLWFGYKIKHKTKIIPLEECDLKSK; this comes from the coding sequence TTGTCAAATTCACAATCACCATCAAGCCCTACTGAACTGAAAAGGAGCCTGAAAGCGCGTCATTTAATGATGATTTCATTAGGTGGAACGATTGGAACAGGTTTATTTTTAGCAAGTGGCGGGGCCATTCATTCAGCCGGTCCCGGCGGTGCTTTGGTGGCATACGCGGTCATCGGCATCATGGTTTATTACTTAATGACAAGTCTTGCAGAAATGGCAGCGTTCATGCCAGTGGCCGGTTCGTTCCGTGTCTATGCATCCAAATTCGTCGATCCGTCTTTCGGTTTTGCGATTGGTTGGAACTACTGGTATAACTGGGCAATCACCATTGCCGCTGAATTGGCTGCCGTTGTCTTAATTATGAAGTTCTGGTTCCCGGATAGCCCTTCATTTATCTGGAGTGCCATTGCGTTAATCACTATGTTTCTTATCAATTACATGTCAGTTAAAGGTTTCGGGGAAACAGAGTTCTGGTTTGCCATGATCAAAGTCGTGACAGTCATCATTTTCTTGATCACGGGTGTTCTGATCATTCTCGGAATCATGGGTGGGAAAGACCCAATTGGTTTTTCCAATTTCACAATGGGCGAAGGTCCCTTTAACGGAGGGTTCTTCACGATCCTGGGCGTATTCATGGCTGCCGGCTTTTCATTCCAAGGAACGGAATTGCTTGGAGTGACTGCTGGTGAAAGTGAGGATCCAGAAAAAAATATCCCAAAAGCGATCAGATCCGTTTTCTGGCGCATCATCTTATTCTATATCCTTGCCATTTTTGTAATTGGAATGATCATTCCGTTTACCGATTCACGTTTATTGAGTGAAGATGTTGCCGTAAGTCCATTCACGCTTGTATTTGAACGGGCCGGCCTTGCATTTGCTGCATCCATCATGAACGCGATCATTCTATCATCCGTACTCTCTGCCGGTAACTCTGGCATGTACGCTTCAACCCGTATGCTATGGGACTTGGCACGTGATGGGAAAGCACCGAAATTCCTAGGCAAGTTAGATAAAAGAGGGGTACCCGTGAATGCACTTATCGTGACTTCTTTAGTAGGCTGCGTTGCATTCTTAGCTTCATTTTTCGGTGATGGCGTCGTTTATATCTGGTTATTGAACGCTTCAGGCATGGCGGGATTCGTCACCTGGGTCGGGATTGCGATTGCCCATTATCGGTTCCGCAAAGCTTACGTAGCTCAAGGCCTTGATATGAATGATTTACCATTCCGGGCAAAAGGCTTCCCATTCGGGCCTATATTCGCACTTGTCCTTTGTATTATCATTATCATCGGACAAGGCTATCAAGCTTTCAGCAGCGATGGGATCGACTGGAATTCAATGTTTGTTTCCTACATTGGCTTAATTTTATTTTTCGTCCTTTGGTTCGGCTATAAAATCAAGCATAAAACGAAAATCATTCCCCTAGAGGAATGTGACCTTAAATCAAAATAA
- a CDS encoding alpha-glucosidase yields MDKAWWKEAVVYQVYPRSFMDSDGDGIGDINGILMKLDYLQELGVNVIWLSPVYQSPNDDNGYDISDYKSIMTEFGTMSDFDRLLKAVHERGMKVMMDLVVNHSSDEHPWFKESRSSKDNPKRDYYIWKPGRNGKEPNNWESIFKGSAWEYDEGTDEYYLHLFSRKQPDLNWENPKLREEIYSIMTWWLDKGVDGFRMDVINFLSKDQSYSDGAVHHEKQHGDGSPFFLNGPRIHEFLQEINQRTLSGHDVITVGEMPGVTPEEAQLFTGKDRGELHMVFQFEHMDLGSGPAGKWSNDKWKLTDLKRILSKWQTGLEGDGWNSLYWNNHDQPRIVSRFGNDGKYRIESAKMLAACLHMLQGTPYIYQGEELGMTNVAFESIDDYRDIETLNSYDELVNSHGWSKERMMSAIHARSRDNARTPIQWNDSRNAGFTKGTPWIKVNPNFPVINAEKAYNDPNSIFHFYKKLIQLRKKHEVVVYGRFELLWPDDERIFAYTRSFEDERLLVLCNFREEQASYTLPEELHAYSATRLIGNYGQEEEGISSKPLRPYECRVYHLK; encoded by the coding sequence ATGGACAAAGCATGGTGGAAAGAGGCAGTTGTGTATCAAGTGTATCCAAGGAGTTTTATGGATAGTGATGGAGATGGGATAGGGGATATAAACGGGATCTTGATGAAACTCGATTATTTACAAGAGCTGGGTGTGAACGTGATATGGCTATCCCCTGTTTATCAATCTCCCAATGATGACAATGGGTACGATATCAGTGATTATAAATCAATCATGACTGAATTCGGGACCATGTCCGATTTCGATAGGTTGTTGAAGGCGGTTCATGAACGTGGAATGAAGGTCATGATGGACCTGGTGGTCAACCATTCTTCAGATGAACACCCTTGGTTCAAGGAATCACGATCTTCAAAAGATAATCCGAAACGTGATTATTATATTTGGAAACCTGGCAGGAATGGAAAAGAACCGAATAATTGGGAGTCCATTTTTAAAGGTTCAGCATGGGAATATGATGAGGGAACCGATGAATATTATTTACATTTATTCAGCAGGAAACAACCGGATTTAAACTGGGAGAACCCTAAGCTCCGTGAAGAGATCTACAGCATCATGACTTGGTGGCTGGATAAGGGTGTCGATGGCTTCCGGATGGATGTCATCAACTTCCTTTCGAAAGATCAAAGCTATTCAGATGGAGCCGTTCATCATGAGAAACAGCATGGCGATGGAAGCCCCTTTTTCCTGAATGGCCCGCGCATACATGAGTTTTTGCAGGAAATCAATCAACGGACACTTTCTGGACATGACGTGATTACGGTTGGGGAGATGCCAGGCGTCACACCGGAGGAGGCGCAATTGTTCACAGGTAAAGATCGTGGTGAGCTACATATGGTCTTTCAATTCGAACATATGGATTTGGGGAGCGGACCAGCAGGGAAATGGAGTAATGATAAGTGGAAGCTTACCGATTTAAAGCGAATTCTTTCCAAGTGGCAGACTGGTTTGGAGGGGGATGGCTGGAACAGTTTATACTGGAACAATCATGATCAGCCCCGGATTGTCTCAAGGTTTGGTAATGATGGAAAGTATCGTATTGAAAGCGCAAAGATGCTTGCAGCTTGTCTTCATATGCTTCAAGGGACACCTTATATATATCAAGGGGAAGAGCTGGGCATGACCAATGTTGCATTTGAAAGCATCGATGATTACCGGGATATCGAAACATTGAATTCATATGACGAACTCGTCAATTCACATGGCTGGTCAAAAGAGCGGATGATGTCAGCCATCCACGCCCGCAGCAGGGATAATGCGAGGACACCGATTCAGTGGAATGACTCCCGGAACGCGGGATTCACGAAAGGGACGCCTTGGATTAAGGTTAATCCCAATTTCCCCGTGATTAATGCAGAAAAAGCCTATAATGATCCGAATTCCATTTTTCATTTTTATAAAAAGCTTATCCAATTACGCAAGAAACATGAAGTCGTCGTTTATGGCCGTTTTGAACTGCTATGGCCGGATGATGAACGAATATTTGCCTACACGAGATCGTTTGAAGATGAAAGGCTTTTGGTTCTATGCAACTTTAGAGAAGAGCAGGCCTCCTATACTTTGCCTGAAGAACTGCATGCATATTCAGCCACAAGGCTGATCGGCAATTATGGGCAGGAGGAAGAAGGAATCTCCAGCAAACCTCTGCGTCCATATGAATGCCGTGTTTATCATTTGAAATGA
- a CDS encoding Ger(x)C family spore germination protein translates to MKIRLLLITLAGFLMTACGVEKQILEDILIAEVVGYDAEDKKTKGTVVVSVPQPGEEANLGKEVYEAVSNDIKAARQQENAKTPFPIAGGRLTVILYGEELAGKGLNDYVDTYRRDPMVGRDLYLAVVHGKAEDVVKMEPKLIKTPGVQVKELIEQNIRTNLPDVDLHRYLYACHGKGIDPVLPLLETAGDQIRVKGIALFKKDRYIGKYIPYEDGFLFKVLTENFKMGSYEIKWKENDFTDINNVESRVHYHISDANQDPKVRIEVKLKASLLEVQGYDLGKAVDLNKIEARAEHVIGEKLNEMVTMFQENNIDPIAIGDYAKSKTRNFDQRHWEKAYPYIPIEVDLDIEMIQTGIAE, encoded by the coding sequence ATGAAAATCCGACTTCTCCTAATAACATTGGCAGGTTTCTTGATGACGGCTTGCGGCGTGGAAAAGCAAATATTAGAAGATATTTTAATTGCTGAAGTCGTAGGTTATGATGCCGAAGACAAAAAAACCAAAGGTACGGTCGTTGTCAGCGTTCCTCAGCCTGGGGAGGAAGCAAATCTAGGTAAAGAAGTATATGAAGCGGTCTCCAATGATATAAAGGCAGCCCGCCAGCAGGAAAATGCAAAAACACCGTTCCCGATTGCCGGTGGGAGACTGACGGTCATTCTCTATGGTGAAGAATTGGCAGGCAAGGGGTTGAATGATTATGTCGATACATATAGGCGTGACCCAATGGTGGGAAGGGATTTGTATTTAGCGGTCGTTCATGGCAAGGCGGAGGATGTAGTTAAAATGGAGCCGAAGTTGATTAAAACTCCAGGGGTTCAAGTGAAAGAGCTGATCGAACAGAATATAAGGACTAATTTGCCTGATGTGGATCTTCACAGGTATTTATATGCGTGTCATGGTAAAGGTATCGACCCGGTCTTGCCCTTATTGGAAACGGCAGGGGATCAAATACGGGTAAAAGGGATCGCCTTGTTTAAAAAGGATCGTTATATTGGTAAATATATTCCTTATGAGGACGGATTTTTATTTAAAGTCCTTACTGAAAACTTTAAGATGGGGAGTTATGAAATTAAATGGAAGGAAAATGACTTTACAGATATTAATAACGTGGAGTCACGTGTCCATTATCATATTTCGGATGCAAACCAAGACCCCAAGGTCAGGATTGAAGTGAAATTAAAAGCGAGTCTGCTGGAGGTCCAAGGCTATGACTTGGGCAAAGCGGTCGACCTGAATAAAATAGAGGCCAGGGCCGAGCATGTCATTGGGGAAAAATTAAATGAGATGGTGACCATGTTTCAGGAGAACAATATCGATCCGATTGCAATCGGTGATTACGCTAAAAGTAAAACAAGAAATTTCGATCAGAGGCATTGGGAGAAGGCATATCCCTATATTCCAATCGAGGTGGATCTTGATATTGAAATGATTCAAACGGGAATAGCTGAATAA
- a CDS encoding GerAB/ArcD/ProY family transporter has product MEVKPNETKLISPFFVFFLMPGMQIGVGILGFERVIAKEAGQDAWLSVLISGLIINVLLWMCFKLLGRGPQTLDLVAIHKDLFGKWVGNVFNILFILYLIMISIILIRTYLEVIQVWMFPGVNVLMLITVILILVYSFVEGGFRVITGLCIIGLIIGSPLFLLNYFPLKYAHFENLGPFLDHSFMEIMKACKKMTLNYLGFELLLIYYPFIKNREKSQKWAHLGAVFTMAIYLVSIIVSLAYYHQDQLKDVIWATLTLWKIVDLPFIERFEYIGISVWLFMVLPNVCIGVWAASRTAKRVFGLRQKKMLVFILLIILVSCIFLDNRYRIDKFNTISSEIGFYIVYLYLPLLFIWQSIVYKVRGHKS; this is encoded by the coding sequence ATGGAAGTCAAACCAAATGAAACTAAACTAATATCTCCATTTTTTGTTTTTTTCCTTATGCCCGGCATGCAGATTGGGGTAGGGATATTGGGGTTTGAACGGGTCATAGCGAAAGAGGCTGGTCAAGACGCATGGTTATCTGTCCTCATATCAGGGTTGATCATAAATGTTCTGCTTTGGATGTGTTTCAAGCTTTTAGGCAGGGGTCCCCAAACACTTGATTTGGTCGCCATCCACAAGGATTTGTTCGGTAAATGGGTCGGAAATGTTTTCAATATTTTATTCATCCTCTACTTAATAATGATCTCCATCATTCTTATCAGGACTTATTTAGAAGTCATTCAGGTTTGGATGTTCCCTGGTGTCAATGTCCTGATGCTAATAACCGTCATTCTTATTCTCGTGTATAGTTTTGTGGAGGGAGGGTTCAGAGTCATCACCGGTTTATGCATAATCGGGCTTATTATCGGATCGCCATTATTCCTTTTGAATTATTTCCCATTGAAGTACGCCCACTTTGAAAATTTGGGTCCTTTTCTTGATCATTCCTTTATGGAAATCATGAAGGCCTGTAAGAAAATGACCTTGAATTACCTTGGTTTTGAATTACTCCTCATTTATTACCCTTTCATTAAAAACCGTGAAAAATCTCAAAAGTGGGCCCATTTAGGGGCGGTGTTTACTATGGCGATATATTTAGTATCCATCATTGTTTCATTAGCCTACTATCATCAAGATCAACTGAAAGATGTAATATGGGCCACTTTAACTTTATGGAAAATTGTAGACCTTCCATTCATTGAAAGGTTCGAATACATAGGGATTTCCGTTTGGCTGTTCATGGTGCTGCCGAATGTTTGCATAGGGGTTTGGGCAGCGAGCAGGACAGCAAAAAGAGTATTTGGACTAAGGCAGAAAAAGATGTTGGTCTTCATTCTGCTAATCATTTTAGTTTCCTGCATTTTTTTGGATAACCGCTATAGAATCGATAAGTTTAACACGATAAGTTCGGAAATTGGGTTTTATATCGTTTATTTGTATCTTCCTCTCTTATTCATATGGCAGTCGATTGTCTATAAAGTCAGGGGGCATAAATCATGA
- a CDS encoding spore germination protein, whose protein sequence is MRFFKGRREMDAASFQVTSRDFQELLKKFKASNDFLTFQFPSDDGYTISYFNSLVSVQQLHEQVLAVMSNQPKKDLKQLKGDIPMEDMKLTADLKDIQRLVLAGSIMVQYKQDDEMCLLIPCVHSVKRQISTPESEYTVVGSKEAFVESLDSNLNLIRNRLPTPELQSKEFRVGSISQTRLAVLYIDGVVNQQNVNTVMQRIDDIEYDTIVDISFVSQMITDNRNSMFPQLIDTERPDHLASVLSEGKIGILLDGSPHALVGPNTIISFFSSFEDYFQIWNLGTSFRLIRLFAVLFSVLSSPLYVAVLTYHYQVIPTDLLPILISSRGVIPFPPILEAILLEGTIELLREAAVRLPAKVGSTIGIVGGIVIGTAAVEAGFVSNVLLMLVALAALASFTVPIYQISNTIRLIRFPFLIAAQLYGLFGIALCSAFILSHLLKLTSLGSPYLDPLYPLRIHDFKDSLIRLPFSKQKNRPQFLRTENPVRIRKEAEKRNSHSDIDE, encoded by the coding sequence GTGAGGTTTTTTAAGGGCAGGAGGGAAATGGATGCAGCATCCTTTCAGGTTACTTCCAGGGATTTTCAGGAACTCCTTAAAAAGTTTAAAGCATCTAATGATTTTCTTACCTTCCAATTCCCGAGTGATGATGGCTATACTATTTCCTACTTCAATTCACTGGTTAGTGTACAACAGCTTCATGAACAAGTATTGGCTGTCATGTCGAATCAACCAAAGAAGGATCTTAAGCAATTAAAAGGCGATATTCCGATGGAAGATATGAAATTGACGGCTGATCTAAAAGACATTCAAAGGTTGGTTTTGGCAGGATCAATCATGGTTCAATACAAGCAAGATGATGAAATGTGTTTGCTGATTCCATGTGTTCACAGTGTGAAAAGGCAAATTTCCACACCTGAGTCGGAGTATACGGTCGTTGGGTCCAAGGAGGCCTTTGTTGAATCGCTTGATTCGAATTTGAATCTGATCCGTAACCGGTTGCCCACTCCTGAATTGCAGTCCAAGGAATTCAGGGTCGGTAGCATTTCACAAACAAGGTTAGCGGTACTCTACATAGATGGGGTAGTAAATCAACAGAACGTTAATACAGTCATGCAGAGGATAGATGATATAGAGTATGATACGATCGTCGATATTTCGTTTGTAAGCCAGATGATCACGGATAATCGGAATTCGATGTTTCCGCAACTGATTGATACGGAGCGGCCTGATCATCTGGCCAGTGTATTATCGGAAGGGAAAATTGGGATCTTGCTGGATGGATCTCCACATGCATTAGTTGGTCCCAATACCATCATTTCGTTCTTTTCGTCATTTGAGGATTATTTTCAAATTTGGAATCTTGGCACCTCATTCCGTTTGATTCGGCTTTTCGCAGTGCTGTTTTCCGTTTTATCTTCACCTCTGTATGTTGCCGTTTTAACCTATCATTATCAAGTGATTCCAACGGATTTGCTGCCAATCTTAATTTCATCCAGGGGAGTGATCCCCTTTCCGCCGATCTTGGAAGCTATCTTGCTGGAAGGGACGATTGAATTGCTGAGGGAAGCAGCGGTCAGGCTGCCTGCTAAGGTGGGCTCCACCATTGGCATTGTTGGCGGTATAGTCATTGGTACAGCCGCCGTGGAAGCTGGATTTGTCAGTAATGTCTTATTGATGCTTGTCGCTTTGGCTGCCTTGGCTTCATTTACGGTGCCGATTTACCAAATCAGTAATACCATCCGCCTTATCCGCTTCCCTTTTCTAATTGCAGCCCAGTTATACGGTCTGTTTGGAATAGCATTATGCAGTGCATTCATTTTAAGTCATTTATTGAAATTGACTTCGCTTGGCAGTCCTTATTTAGACCCGCTTTATCCGTTAAGAATTCATGACTTTAAAGATAGTCTCATTCGCCTCCCTTTTTCAAAGCAGAAAAATCGCCCGCAATTTCTGCGGACAGAAAATCCAGTAAGGATAAGGAAGGAGGCGGAAAAGCGAAACTCCCATAGTGATATAGATGAATAA
- a CDS encoding YhcN/YlaJ family sporulation lipoprotein, translating into MNYKAIVSSAMMALVITGCSPNDKEGASENLGLNRTHQDNLDNPMKVSDTRQNVNDINNNNDINNNNDINNNNDNGNGINDMRVSKDISNRVEALKEVSNASVIVTENNAYVAAVLKDGGDKDISNDLKERIADAVRGADPSVDQVYVSTNPDFVQRMKGYANDIQNGKPVAGFAKEFRELVTRIFPSPR; encoded by the coding sequence ATGAATTATAAAGCGATAGTATCAAGTGCGATGATGGCATTAGTGATTACAGGTTGTTCTCCTAATGATAAAGAAGGTGCCAGTGAAAATCTTGGCCTGAATCGTACTCATCAAGATAATTTAGATAATCCGATGAAAGTAAGCGACACAAGGCAAAATGTTAATGATATTAATAACAATAATGATATTAATAACAATAATGATATTAATAACAATAATGATAACGGTAATGGAATAAATGATATGAGGGTCTCCAAGGATATCTCAAATCGAGTCGAAGCCTTGAAGGAAGTAAGTAACGCAAGTGTCATCGTTACTGAAAATAATGCCTATGTAGCGGCAGTATTGAAAGACGGCGGAGATAAGGATATCTCCAATGACCTTAAAGAAAGGATTGCTGATGCAGTAAGGGGAGCCGATCCATCGGTAGACCAAGTTTATGTGTCGACAAACCCGGACTTTGTTCAAAGAATGAAAGGGTATGCGAATGATATTCAGAATGGAAAACCCGTTGCAGGATTTGCTAAAGAGTTCCGTGAACTAGTAACACGCATTTTCCCAAGTCCAAGGTAA
- the sugE gene encoding quaternary ammonium compound efflux SMR transporter SugE: protein MAWIQLVIAGLFEVVWATSLKYTEGFTKLLPSIITIAGMVISFYFLSSAIKTLPMGTAYAIWTGIGALGAVLVGIIVFNEPKDAMRLVFVGLILVGIIGLKVTSSE from the coding sequence ATGGCTTGGATTCAATTGGTGATTGCCGGATTATTTGAAGTGGTATGGGCGACAAGTTTAAAGTATACTGAGGGTTTTACGAAATTATTGCCTTCTATCATAACGATTGCCGGTATGGTCATTAGTTTTTATTTTTTATCATCGGCGATAAAAACCCTGCCTATGGGAACAGCGTATGCAATTTGGACTGGAATAGGGGCTCTGGGGGCAGTTCTGGTTGGCATCATCGTATTTAACGAGCCTAAGGATGCGATGCGTTTGGTATTCGTCGGTTTAATTTTGGTGGGGATTATCGGCTTGAAGGTCACTTCTTCTGAATAA
- a CDS encoding DUF948 domain-containing protein yields the protein MIIVYISLALFIGSIIYLAFFAFKTFKDSKPTIENVTETVTRIQAKTDQIKSETDQLAMTQQEITEDVQYKKEAVQYTVDAAKEIPEPFKNIWFSIKGDKWKLRNRSDA from the coding sequence GTGATCATTGTATATATTAGTCTTGCCCTCTTTATCGGATCGATTATCTATTTAGCGTTTTTTGCTTTTAAAACATTTAAGGATTCCAAACCGACAATTGAAAATGTGACTGAAACCGTTACACGCATCCAGGCCAAAACGGACCAGATTAAATCGGAGACGGACCAACTCGCCATGACACAGCAAGAAATCACTGAAGATGTTCAATATAAAAAAGAGGCCGTACAATATACGGTTGATGCGGCTAAAGAAATACCTGAACCCTTTAAAAATATTTGGTTTTCAATAAAAGGTGACAAGTGGAAGCTTAGAAACAGAAGCGATGCATAA
- a CDS encoding RraA family protein — protein MDTLIQQFRNLPTTAISDAMEGLSNLASAIKPLKEEFHMAGRALTVQMPVGDNSAVLKAIGQARPGDIIVVDSKGDTYRAIAGDFVVGMMQTMEIGGLVVDGVIRDLEAIKEMNFPVFSKGTTVASSGKAGVGETNIPISCGGVTVFPGDIIIGDIDGVVVVPQAMGEEILTKAKDKIMKDEQRAEKYAGKPDEIRKYIAMMTNKA, from the coding sequence ATGGATACTCTCATTCAACAGTTCAGGAATTTGCCCACCACGGCGATTTCTGATGCAATGGAAGGGTTGAGCAATCTGGCATCAGCGATTAAACCCTTAAAGGAAGAATTTCATATGGCTGGACGAGCTTTGACTGTACAGATGCCCGTTGGTGATAATTCAGCCGTGTTAAAAGCAATCGGACAAGCAAGGCCTGGGGATATAATAGTCGTTGACAGCAAAGGTGATACATACCGGGCTATAGCAGGAGACTTCGTTGTCGGCATGATGCAGACCATGGAAATTGGCGGCCTCGTAGTAGATGGAGTCATTCGCGATCTTGAAGCCATTAAAGAGATGAATTTCCCTGTCTTCAGCAAAGGGACGACGGTTGCCTCAAGCGGCAAGGCAGGTGTAGGAGAAACCAATATCCCCATTTCCTGTGGGGGCGTCACAGTTTTTCCAGGGGACATTATCATAGGGGACATAGATGGAGTCGTGGTCGTGCCACAAGCCATGGGTGAAGAAATCCTTACCAAAGCAAAGGATAAAATCATGAAAGATGAACAGCGTGCTGAAAAATATGCAGGGAAGCCTGATGAAATAAGAAAGTATATTGCCATGATGACCAATAAAGCATGA